The Bacteroidales bacterium genome includes the window CAATATCTTTTGGTAAGGATGAGAGTTTATTTTCTTCTATTGATAATTCTTTTAAACTTTCAATATCAAAAATAACTTCCGGAATTTTTTTTAAACCGGCATCTGTAATTTTAATTTTAATTATCTCGTCATTTTCATCGACTTGATATCTGGCAAAATCATCAAAAATCCATCCGTCAATATTAAACTTAGATTTTTTAAACTTTTTTCCGGTTAGTTTTTCTAAATTTGTAATAATTAAATCTGAAGGTAACATAATTTGATTTTATAAAAAATAAATATGGTTTAAATAATTATTTGTAAATATAAAAAATAAATAATGAAACATAAAAGGATTACAATAATTTTATTCATTTCATTTCTGTCTAAAATAATATTAAGCCAAGACTATACTTCAAAAATTGACAGTATCCAAAAAGTAATAGAGCAACTTGAAAAGAAACATTTAGAATTAGTTTCGGAGATTTCAGATTATAAATTAAATAAAATCCATAACGATCTGATAAAATTCGGATTGCCTGCATATAATTCCGATAACGAAATAATTCATCATTCAGCTCTTACTCTCTCCTATAACGAGGAACATGAACAAGCAAATTGGGCAGCACATATTATATCTCCGGATATCACCGGTTCAGGATTTACCAGAACAAACGACTTCAGAATTGATCCTAAAATCAAAAACGGTTCATCAGTTGAACAAGATTATTTTCTTAAATATTTACAAGAAGACAGCACATATAAATATGACGGTTTCGGGTATGACAGAGGTCATTTAGCACCATCGGCTGATTTCAGATGGAGCCTCAAAGCAATGAGCGAATCTTACTATTATTCAAATATGTCTCCCCAATTACCTGAATTTAACAGAGAAATTTGGGCAAAATTAGAAAGCATGATAAGAGAATATGTTCAAGAAAAAAAGGAACGTGTTTTTGTTGTAACGGGACCAATAATCAGTAATAAACCTAAAAAACTTGAGAGAAGCATTAATAATTTAAGTATTCCCGAAGCATTTTTTAAAGTAGTTATTGATATTGAAGGAGATACTGCTGCAGGAATTGGTTTTATTATCCCGCATGAAGAATGTGAATATCCGGTTATGAGCTATGCAGTAAGTATAGATGAAGTTGAAAAAAAAACAGGCATAGATTTTTTCTCATCTTTACCTGATAGTCTTGAAAACATATTAGAATCAGACAGCAACTATAAGTATTGGCAAACAGGTAAAAACAAAGCAAATATTAAACCTATACACAGAAATAATCTTCCGAAAAATTGTATCAATACAGTACAAGCACGTTCACACTATGATTCAAAAGCAAAGGTATGCGGAACTGTTGTAGGAATTCATAAAACCAAATCGGGTAATTATTTTATTAACTTTGATTATGATTTTCCGGAACAATTATTTTGGTGTACTATATGGAAAGATAATATCGTAAACTTCAGTTACAATCCGCAAGAGTATTTACTTAATAAAAGAATATGTGTTAAAGGAATTGTTAAGAAAAAATACGGTAAACCGTCAATGAGTATTTATAATGAAAAGGCTATAACTTTATTTGAAGATGAAATGCGAAAAAAATGAAATTTGATAATTCAACATTGTGATAATGTAAACATTAGGTATTAGGAAATAAATAACAGTCGGCAGTCAGCAGTCGGCAGTCAGCAGTTATCAAATTTCAAATAATCAATTAAATATTCAATTTCTATGAAAGATTGCTATAAACAGGCAGCAGAAGCAATTCAAAATGCAAATGCTTTAATAATAACTTCCGGTGCAGGCATGGGAGTTGATTCAGGTTTACCTGATTTCAGAGGAAACACAGGATTTTGGAAGGAATATCCGGCAATTTCTCATCTCGGAATATCTTTTTCTGAAATGGCAAATCCTCGTTGGTTTGAAGAAAGACCAAAATTAGCATGGGCTTTTTACGGGCACAGATTTAATTTATATAACCAAACAATTCCACACAAAGGTTTTAATATTTTACTTAAGTCGGGAGAAAAAAAACAATTCGGTTATTTTGTATTTACATCAAATGTTGACGGACAGTTCCAAAAAGCAGGATACTCCGATAAACAAATTGAAGAAGTTCACGGCTCAATAAATCATATGCAATGCAGTGTTCCTTGCACATCAGAAATTTGGGAAGCTGAAGATATGAATATTGTCATAGACAAGGAATTATTTGAGGCACAAGAGCCGTTGCCGAGATGTCCGAAATGCGGTGCTGTAGCTCGTCCGAATATTTTAATGTTCGGTGATTGGAGTTGGCTTTCACAAAGATCCGGACAACAGAGCTATAATTTTGACAGCCGGATTAAAGAATTGAAACAAAATGCTGCTAAACCTGTAATAATTGAGATGGGTGCCGGAGGTGCAGTCCCGACGGTAAGGATGAAGTCGGAACGTTTAGCTCAAGAATTTAACACTGAACTGATACGCATAAATCCACGTGATTTTCATACACCGGGATATATAAAAGGAATAGAAATACCGGAAGGATCTTTAAGCGGGATTGAAAAAATAATGAGTTATATGAATGAATGACCGCCTTCAAAAATGTTGGCTTCAATAACAGATCACACAAAAGCGTATAGAAATATCGAATAAAGAATAATAAAGCATTTGTCTTTTAAAACACCAAATTCAAAAAACATGCTAAAAAGAACATATTACCTTTTTCTTCTTATTTCGATAATAATTTTATCATCTTGCCAAAATAATAAACAAAAAGACAAGCATGTAACTTTATCACAATCTGACAGTATAAAGGTTAATACAATATTAGATTCTTTAAGAAATTTTAAATCGGAATCGACTGACAGTATTTCTGAAATTGCCGATTATACTGAAAATAAAATAAAAGAAACAGTTCCCGATATACTTTTCCCTCATTACTTAAACGAAATCGGTTTAATTTTTTACACCAGATCAAATTTCAGATTTGCTGAAGAATACTTCAATAAAGCATATCAAATTTATAAAAACAATAAGCAGGAAATAGAAGCTGCCCAACAATTATCCAATATAGGTGTAGTGAAAGAAATATACGGCGAATATGATAAGGCAACAGAAATCTACCTTGATGCTTTGAAAATTTTCCGAGATAATAATGATGAAATATCCTGCAAAAATATTTACACTAATTTAGGAATTATATACGAAAGAATTGATAATAATCAAAAAGCACTGGAATATTATCAACTTGCATATAATATTAAAGGTTCAGCAAATTCGGAAGCTTTATGTTTAAATAATATAGGTGTAGTTTATGAAAATATAAATATTCCGGATTCAGCTTTATTTTACTACAAAAAAGCATTAGAAAAATTTAAAAGTATAAAAGATTCAAATAATATTGCCACAGTAATTAATAATATCGGAGTAATTTTTATGCTTAAGAATGAGCCTGACAGTGCATTAAAACAATATAATACTGCTTTACAAATTTTTAAATCAAGAAAAAATATTGCAGGTGAGTTACAAAGCAATATCCATACAGCTGAACAGTACTTCAATCAAAAGAAATATAATAAATTGATTATATTATTAAATAAAAATTTGGAAAAAGCTCAAAAAACAGAATTTAATGAATTACTTTCACAAATAACAAAACTGCTTTCACAAGCATACGAAGCAAAAAAAGATTATAAAAATTCAAACAAATATCTGAAAGAATACTATAAAATTACAAACTGCATAATAAAAAATGATAACGAACAAAAAATTAATCATTTAGAAATAAAATACAAAATTAAAGACAAAAATAACGAAATAAAAATACTGAAACTCAAAACATCAGTCCAAAAAAAACATATAACAGTTCAATTTTTATTTATAGGGCTTTTATCATTTTTTTTAATATTGGGACTGTTAATATTTTTTCAATACAAAAAAAACAAAACCCGCCAAACTGAGCAAATGCAAAATGAAATTCATGAATTCATCAGCCAAATAGATGATATAAAAAAGAATATTAATAAAAATGAACTTGATACAAAAGAGATATTAAAAAATATAACAGCAAAATATGAACTCACCGAACGAGAAACGGAAGTCCTGCTTTTAATAGGAGAAGGTTATAAAAATGCTGAAATAGCAGGAAAAATGTTCGTCTCAATAAATACCGTTAAAACTCACACTAAAAATATTTTCTTAAAGTTAGATGTAAGAAACAGAATTGGAGCTGTCCGAAAAACAAAAATCATCTGATTTTTTTTGAATAATCTTCCATTTTCCATACATTTTTTCAAAATATCACCCTTTCGGGTGAACTAAAAGTCTTCATTTTTCAAAATATCACCTTTTTGGGTGAACTATCACAAATTTATTTAAACTTCATTTGTAATTAACTTATTAACTTAAAAACAAATGAAAATGAAAAATTTATTAACATTTATAACAGCATTTTTTATTGCAACAACATTGTTTGCACAAAAAAACATGCATGAAAACGCAAGGTATAAAAATCTGCCGGAAAAAGATATCCTAATTAATTATCATGAAAATGATATGATGCACAAGCAGTTATCAGAAAGAGAAAGAGAACACCTGCGAGAGCTTAAAAAAAACAGTCGAAAAACAACTTACAAAGGCAAAGCAAACGAACAAGACTCACTTGCACTCGTTGCTCTTTACAATGCCACAGACGGAGATAATTGGACTAATAACACTAATTGGCTCACCGGCAATGTGGCAGATTGGTACGGCATTTTATTAGACGGCAACGGCAGAGTTACAAGAATTCTTTTGCTTTATAATCAATTAACCGGAAGTATTCCGGCTGAAATTGATAGTTTAACGAGTTTAACCGAGCTTTATTTGGCTCATAATCAAATAACAGGAAGTATTCCTGCGGAAATCGGTAATTTAACGAATTTAACTGTGCTTTGGTTGCAGGTTAATCAATTAACCGGTAGTATTCCAACGGAAATTGGTAATTTAACGAGTTTAACTGAGTTTTATTTGTATGATAATCAATTAACCGGAAGTATTCCGACAGAAATTGGTAGTTTAACAAGTTTAACCCACCTTTATTTACAAAGTAATCAATTAGCCGGCAGCATTCCGGCTGAAATTGGTAATTTAACAAATTTAACTAATCTTTATTTGACCGGTATTCAATTAACCGGAAGTATTCCTGTGGAAATTGGTAATTTAACGAGTTTGCAATATCTTTATTTAGATGCTAATCAATTATCAGGAAATATTCCGACTGAAATCGGTAATTTAACGAGTTTAACCGAGCTTGATTTAGGATATAATCAGTTATCCGGTACTATTCCGGCTGAAATCGGTAATTTAACAAGTTTAACTTCCCTTTGTTTATATTTTAATCAATTATCCGGCAGTATTCCGACGGAAATTAATAATTTAACGAGCCTATCCATGCTTTTTTTGAATGATAATCAATTTGAAGACTTGTCCGATTTATCAGCATTAACATATTTGGATTATTTGTATATTAATAGTAACAAATTTACTTTCGAAGATATTGAGCCTAATATTGATGTTGGAGATAATTTTTATTATTCACCGCAGGCAAAAATCGGCAATGTGGAACATTATACGCCAAATGCAGGTGATAATTTAGATTTAACTGTAATAACAGGCGGAACAGCAAATACTTATCAATGGTATAAAGATAATGTTGCAATTAGCGGTGCCGTAAGCAGTACATATTCAATAATAAACTATAACAGTGGTGATGATGCAGGTATTTATATGTGTAAAATTGATAATACAATTGCTACAGCGTTAACATTAGAATCAAGAAATATTTATATTGGTACAGATGTTACAACTTTTGAAATTTCGGCAACAGCAAACCCAATTGAAAGCGGTACAATAACCGGAACAGGAACTTATAATGACGGTGCAACTGCTACCTTAACAGCTACTCCTGAAACAGGATACAATTTTGTAAAATGGACAGAAGACGATATAACAGTTTCGGTTGATGCTGTCTATATTTTTAATGTAGGTGAAGACAGAACACTAATTGCAAATTTTGAAAGTACAGTTTCAATTTCTGAATTAGAAAATAAAATATCATTTACAGTATATCCTAATCCTGCAAGAAATCTTGTAAATATTCAATTAAACAATATTGAAGACAATAATATTCAATTAAATATGTACGATTTTTACGGCAGAAAAATTAACATAAATACCGATAAATTCCACACAGGCATAATACAAATAAATATTTCCGATAAATCTGCGGGAATTTATTATCTGCAAATAATATCAGCCGGTAAATTCTCCGAAACAATTAAACTTATTATTACCAAATAAAATCATAAAATAAAAACAATTATAATTATTAAAAAATAACTAAAATATTAATCAAAACTAAAACCAAAAAAATGAAGAAACTAAATTTATTATTGACAATAGGAATTGTATTACTTGTATATACATCCGGTTTGGCCCAGATTATTGATCCGAATAAAAAGATCGAAAATGAGGGAGAAAACCGTGCAAATAACAATATTGATAAGGGTATTGATAAAGGCTTTGACAAGCTTGAGGACGGAATCGGAAATTTGTTTAAAAAGAAAAAAAAGGATAAACCGGATAAAGACAAACAAGATAAAGATAAACAAGACAAAGAAACAGTTTCTGATGATCAAGATTCTGAATCAAACAGTAATGATACTGACATCATCGAAGAAACAAGTCCGATATTAAACTGGTCGAAATACGATTTTGTACCGGGCGATAAAGTAATCTTTGAAGATAATTTAGCCGGTGAAGAAAACGGAGAATTCCCTTCCCGATGGGATTTAAAGCAAGGAAATGTTGAGATTGCAGAGTTCGGAGGTGAAAATGTGATTATGTTCAGGGACGGACGACCAAGCATTGTGCCTTACTTTAAAGATGCTTCAAAAGATTACCTGCCTGATGTATTTACAATTGAATTCGATTTGTATTGCGGACAAGATAATTTTCAAGTATTTCTCTTCGACAGGAAGAACCAGAAAACCAACAGCCCAACCGGTTATACCGACTTTCGAATAAATTATTATCAAATGCAATTTGGTCGATCAACAAGCAGGTATCCTGACGGAAAAAACCTTGCAAAAAGAAGATGGATGCATGTTGCTGTTGCATATACCAACGGTAAATTGAAAGGATACATGGATGAAACAAGGCTCATTAACATACCGAGGCTTGACTTTGAACCCAAGGGTTTGTCATTACATATCTACTCTGCCCGGGATAACAATCTTTATTATGTGAAGAACATTCGTATTGCCGAAGGAGGTGTAAAATACTACGATCGTATATTACAGGACGGTAAAATCATTGCAACAGGTATCAGATTTGATGTAGGAAAAGCCACTTTAAAACAGGAATCAATGGGAATAATAAATAAGATAGTTAAAATGATGCAGGATCATCCCGACCTTAAATTCAGCATCGAAGGGCATACTGACAGCGACGGTAATGATGCAAACAATCTCAAACTGTCAGAAGAAAGAGCCAAAACCGTAATGGATATAATGGTTAAATCGGGCATAGCGGCAGACAGATTAAACACAAAAGGATTTGGCGAAAGCGTACCCATTAATACAAACAATACACCCGAAGGCAAAGCTAATAACCGCAGGGTGGAATTCATAAAAATATAATGAATTATTTAAAAATAAACCTAAATTTAAAATATCAATATTATGAAAACAACTAATAAACCAAAAAGCATTTTTTTATTATTACTAATAACATTTTTATGCATTAACCTTTCATGTAAAAAAAATGATGATATGGTTCCGGATCAGATACTCAAGAACAATTATTCAGGAACATTAACAGTAAGAAATACCAATACGTATCCGGAATGGGACGAAACCGCACAGGTTGATGTTACTATTGATAAGGACGGCTTGGTTACATTCGGCAATACAAGCTTAACTTATTCAGGTGAAAAAATAATTGATGATGATTCAAAGATTGTAAGAAGCGGAAGCTGGACTATTTACCCGACCGGAATACTTGAACAGCACAATGACATTATTTATATCCAAGTTGATGCAGGAGTATCTGTTGTAAACGATGTCCAACAAGTTTATGAAAAAGATGATTTGGGAAACTGGATATTGTTATATGAAGTAAACTATACCGGAAATCCCAATTCCGATTTATCATTTATATTTGATGATGCGGAAACAGGGGGTGGTTCAACTTGTGGGATAACTGCTGATACAGGTTCAATTATTTGGACCTTGCTTCTTACTGTTACTCTTGATTAAAAACCTTTTCATACCGAATATTATAAAACTTTATTTTTTTATATTAACTAAATACCATAAAATTATGTTTAAAAAATTATTTATTTCATTATTTATAGTAATTGCAGTATTATCTGCAAACGCACAACAAGTGTTTAAAAACGGAGATATGGCTATAAATGCCGGAATAGGTTTAGGATGGGGATACAGCTCCGGATACACAGGTATTTCAACTTTAGCACCCATACCTTCTTTTAATGCAAGTTTTGAAGTCGGTATAATTGATTTACCCGATGTCGGAGTTATTTCTGTGGGCGGTTTCGGATCTTTCAGAACTACTTGGGATAACGGTAATTTATACGGATATGATTATACCTATAAATATACCAATACTGTTATTGCAGCAAGAGGCGTTTTCCATTTAGGATTTTTAAATACTGATAAATTTGATGTTTACGGAGGAATTCATACAGGTGTAAGATTCAGTAAATATACATATACATCTGATTTTTTGGATGTATCTGATAATGATGCGTATTTTGTTCATGATGTATTTGCCGGCGGAAGATATATGATGTCATCTAAATTGGGTGTATTTGCTGAAGTCGGTTACGGCATTTCATTTTTAAAAGTAGGAATTACACTTAAGGTAACCTCTAATAATTAATTTGCATCAAGATTTTCAGAGTTTTTTATAGACGATTGAAATTTATGAAGCACTATCGGGATAATGCAAGAAAATTTCAAGAAGTATATGGAAAACTCTGAAAACCCTTTGGGAACAAATATAATAAACAATCTGACTTCGTTAAAATTTTTTGAAACAGCTACGGCTATTACATAAAATTTGTGCCTCGCATCTTATTCATTATATTTGTTTCTTGAAAAAAATTAATTAATAGAGGTTACCTTAAATTTTAAAGCTGATTAGATTACACTGCATATCTAAAAACGAAAGCGATAATGAGTCGCCGGAATAACAGGCAGAATAAATATAAAATAAAAATTCACGGTTTATTATTTTTTCCGTGTGATTTTCGAAAACAAGACGCTCCCGAAGGGTGTCTTGTTTTTCAAATAAAGCCCGACAACATTTTTTTAGCCTGAAGTAAACATCTCAATTCTTTGATTTAATAAATCCGTTTTTTATATTTGTAGAAAATAAAAACCGGTTGATATCCGGCTATACAGGAAATAACAACCAGTGTTGGTTTTTAGTAGTGATATACAAATGTTGTAGCTAATAAAAAATAAATATGAGAAAATTAATTATAGTAATTATAGTCATCAATATCTTTAGTTGTAATAATCAAGAAAACAAAAATTTAAACAATAGAGAAGAATTAATTGAAGCTGTCAACGAAAATACTGATCCATCATTAACAGAAAGTAGTAAATATTATCTAGAAAATACTAAAATAGAATTCGATGATCCAATAGCCTTTAAATCAACAAAAAATATAGCTATACTGGTTATATTAGAGCAAAAGTATATAGACAAAGGAATACCTAATAATTCATATTTTAATATTGCAATAATTGATACAAGTTATACTGTAGTGAAACTTTTATTTGAAGAATCAGTAATAATTGATAATGTTTTTACATTAGAGAAACAACTTGAATTTGATGATTACTATTATTTAGAAGAGGATCAAAAGAAATATTCAAAAGAATATAATTCTTTAATTTTCTTTGATTTATGGCATTATAAAAATAGAAAAAAGGATTATAAAAGATTCTTTGTTTATGACCTAAAAAATGATAATTTGAAGCAACTCTCACCTGATAATTGTAATGTAATCTCTTATAATATATTTGATAATGAATCTAAAATTCTTATTCATTATAATTTTGACAGTAATAAAAATGGAAAATTTGACGAAAAGGATGATGAGAATATGGTTTTATTAAACCCTTTTAAAGATATAATAACGAAAGAACTATTTGATTTAGATAGACTTAAGAAAATTAAATTAAATGTAGCAACAGAAAACTAGCTACAATCGAGTAGATGGCCAACTACCACACAGTAGTCGGTACACCTCTCACTATTTATCCCGTATTTATTTCGGGGTCACCGAACGTACGGATCTTTCCGAAATGCTTCGGAACAGGCTGTATTCGGCGGTTCATCAGACAAAAGATAATTTGAGTTGAATTTCAGGCATAACTCTGTGGACTTTTGACAGTTGTTGTGAAAACGAAACATATCCTTTCAATTGTAATCGTTTTATTGTAACAGTAGTTCTCATCATCGGACTTTGATCCGGCTGACGGACTGCGAAAGGTTTACAACGAAAAGTACGGCAAAATTATAATGTGCCTTTGGTAAAAATTTAAAAAATTCAGTTTTTATATAAAAAACTGTAAAAATATGATAATCTGCAAAATAACTGATTTTTTTAAATTTTTATGAATAAAGGAGGTTAGAGCTTGCCTGAAGTAAACATCTCAATTCTTTGATTTAATAAATCCGTTTTTTATATTTGTAGAAAATAAAAACCGGTTTACATAACAGAAATAACAACCGGTATTGGTTTTTAGTAGTGATATACAAATGTTATGATGCAATTAAGAATGAAAAGTTCTGTTAAAA containing:
- a CDS encoding DNA/RNA non-specific endonuclease, coding for MKHKRITIILFISFLSKIILSQDYTSKIDSIQKVIEQLEKKHLELVSEISDYKLNKIHNDLIKFGLPAYNSDNEIIHHSALTLSYNEEHEQANWAAHIISPDITGSGFTRTNDFRIDPKIKNGSSVEQDYFLKYLQEDSTYKYDGFGYDRGHLAPSADFRWSLKAMSESYYYSNMSPQLPEFNREIWAKLESMIREYVQEKKERVFVVTGPIISNKPKKLERSINNLSIPEAFFKVVIDIEGDTAAGIGFIIPHEECEYPVMSYAVSIDEVEKKTGIDFFSSLPDSLENILESDSNYKYWQTGKNKANIKPIHRNNLPKNCINTVQARSHYDSKAKVCGTVVGIHKTKSGNYFINFDYDFPEQLFWCTIWKDNIVNFSYNPQEYLLNKRICVKGIVKKKYGKPSMSIYNEKAITLFEDEMRKK
- a CDS encoding tetratricopeptide repeat protein — translated: MLKRTYYLFLLISIIILSSCQNNKQKDKHVTLSQSDSIKVNTILDSLRNFKSESTDSISEIADYTENKIKETVPDILFPHYLNEIGLIFYTRSNFRFAEEYFNKAYQIYKNNKQEIEAAQQLSNIGVVKEIYGEYDKATEIYLDALKIFRDNNDEISCKNIYTNLGIIYERIDNNQKALEYYQLAYNIKGSANSEALCLNNIGVVYENINIPDSALFYYKKALEKFKSIKDSNNIATVINNIGVIFMLKNEPDSALKQYNTALQIFKSRKNIAGELQSNIHTAEQYFNQKKYNKLIILLNKNLEKAQKTEFNELLSQITKLLSQAYEAKKDYKNSNKYLKEYYKITNCIIKNDNEQKINHLEIKYKIKDKNNEIKILKLKTSVQKKHITVQFLFIGLLSFFLILGLLIFFQYKKNKTRQTEQMQNEIHEFISQIDDIKKNINKNELDTKEILKNITAKYELTERETEVLLLIGEGYKNAEIAGKMFVSINTVKTHTKNIFLKLDVRNRIGAVRKTKII
- a CDS encoding leucine-rich repeat domain-containing protein; protein product: MKNLLTFITAFFIATTLFAQKNMHENARYKNLPEKDILINYHENDMMHKQLSEREREHLRELKKNSRKTTYKGKANEQDSLALVALYNATDGDNWTNNTNWLTGNVADWYGILLDGNGRVTRILLLYNQLTGSIPAEIDSLTSLTELYLAHNQITGSIPAEIGNLTNLTVLWLQVNQLTGSIPTEIGNLTSLTEFYLYDNQLTGSIPTEIGSLTSLTHLYLQSNQLAGSIPAEIGNLTNLTNLYLTGIQLTGSIPVEIGNLTSLQYLYLDANQLSGNIPTEIGNLTSLTELDLGYNQLSGTIPAEIGNLTSLTSLCLYFNQLSGSIPTEINNLTSLSMLFLNDNQFEDLSDLSALTYLDYLYINSNKFTFEDIEPNIDVGDNFYYSPQAKIGNVEHYTPNAGDNLDLTVITGGTANTYQWYKDNVAISGAVSSTYSIINYNSGDDAGIYMCKIDNTIATALTLESRNIYIGTDVTTFEISATANPIESGTITGTGTYNDGATATLTATPETGYNFVKWTEDDITVSVDAVYIFNVGEDRTLIANFESTVSISELENKISFTVYPNPARNLVNIQLNNIEDNNIQLNMYDFYGRKININTDKFHTGIIQINISDKSAGIYYLQIISAGKFSETIKLIITK
- a CDS encoding OmpA family protein, which gives rise to MKKLNLLLTIGIVLLVYTSGLAQIIDPNKKIENEGENRANNNIDKGIDKGFDKLEDGIGNLFKKKKKDKPDKDKQDKDKQDKETVSDDQDSESNSNDTDIIEETSPILNWSKYDFVPGDKVIFEDNLAGEENGEFPSRWDLKQGNVEIAEFGGENVIMFRDGRPSIVPYFKDASKDYLPDVFTIEFDLYCGQDNFQVFLFDRKNQKTNSPTGYTDFRINYYQMQFGRSTSRYPDGKNLAKRRWMHVAVAYTNGKLKGYMDETRLINIPRLDFEPKGLSLHIYSARDNNLYYVKNIRIAEGGVKYYDRILQDGKIIATGIRFDVGKATLKQESMGIINKIVKMMQDHPDLKFSIEGHTDSDGNDANNLKLSEERAKTVMDIMVKSGIAADRLNTKGFGESVPINTNNTPEGKANNRRVEFIKI